In the Leptospira neocaledonica genome, ACACGGAAACTTTCGTAGGAATTTGGGCAAATGAATATTGCCTTCTCAAAAAAGGAATTTGATTTAAGTCAGGCTCCGATTCGGATTCATAAACTCCGACTAACATTTCTCTTTTTCTACCATAACCTCGGATTTTCGAAAGAGTAAAGCCAGCGTTACTTAAACAATCTTTAACGGATCTTGCTACTGTGAACGTAGCAAAGGTCGCATTCTTATTGGAAAGTCTTTTGATCTGAGTGGAAATATCCTCTCCCCAGAGTTCGGGATTTTTAGAAGGTGCAAATCCATCCAGGAAGAATGTATCAAATTTCCCGGAAGTTTCCGGAAGATTTTGGATCGCATCTCCTATCCATAAGTCCAAAACCAAATTTTCTTTTTCGAATAAGAAAGTATTACATCCTGGAATGAGTGATTTATATTTTTCTAAAAATAATTCCAGTAGATCGTTTAGTTCAGGGAACGAGGAGATAGCTTTGCGAATATCATCTATCTCTAATGGATATTTTTCGAAAGAAGTGAATCGTAATACTCGAATATTGGATTTACTTTTACAATTTCTCCAGAGCTGCCACGTTGCGAAAAAGTTTAAACCTGTTCCAAATCCTAATTCTAAAATAGAAAACGAGTGAAATACTTCGGAAGAAGTTAGGCGATCTTCCAGTTTGTTTCCTTGGATGAAAACATGTTTCGTTTCTTCTAATCCGTTTTCTGGAGAAAAATAAATATCGTTAAATTCTCTGGAAACGGGGGTGCCGTTTTCTTTCCAGTCTATCATCCGGGATTTTCCGAATCTGATTTAGTATCTTCTTTAGGTGGAAGCCCTGCGGAAGGTAGGTTCTGCAACGGTGGATACGCCGGTCCTTCTTCCTTTTTATGTGGTTCTTTAGAAAGTTGTAATTCTTTTCTGACCCCCATTCTGTAAGTGGTCATGTTCATGTAAAGAGAAGGGGCAGGTAACCCATTCGCAGTTGTTACTTGGTTTTTGATATTTAGACCTTTTCCATCCAAATCCCCAAAGCTGGTTACTTCCAAAAACACATATGCATTATAAAGGATTGTATCCGGAAAGTATTGTCCTATATTATATTCGAATAATAAACGAAGGCCCTTTAATTCTTGTAATTGGTTTTTGACGCTGGAGATCCTCTGCTCTTTTTCTATAATATCCATTCTGTAAACCGCGAGTCCGTATATAGGGCCTACGCCGAAGTTCACATTCTTCCCTTCATAATATCCTAAATATAGTGTGAAATACATCTGATAATCTTCGTAGGTGTATTCCATATTTCTTCCTAGTTGAGGAGGAAGAGGGAATAATTGATTGGAAACATATTCATCAAATGCAAGATAACGTCTTCCATCGTCAGGGTAATTGATCAGATTTCCCCTATAGGTTCTGGGTGAAGTCAGGTTGAAGGACCAAGCCAGACCGCTTAAAAAAGAGAAAAATCCTTTGATATCTCTTGTGCCGGGGATCCGACTCGGAACAGACCCGATAGAGTAGAATGCACGAGTCGTCGTAGAGTCTCTACTAACTACGCTTGTATCCGTATCTGAACCTGGAGCACTGAACTTGCTAACAGGGATACCTTGGACATTTGCAGGGTGGGTGAAAAAATCCAATGCTGTATATTCCGCACCTGCATTGATAATGACTGAATCTAAAATCCCGCTAATACTCTTACAGGAAGAGAAGATCAGAAATAAGCAGCAGGTTATAATCTTGGGGAAAAAATCCGGATTTAGTCTCTTTGAATCCATCGTCCAGAACCAAATTGAAATGGCCAGAAATCAAACCAAGTCCATTTCATGGGGCTTGACTGCTCACACCTAAACCTGAGGATCGTATTAGCCCAAGTATATGTCTTTCGAAAAAAAACAGCCAATCCAATACCCCGTATCCGTTGCCCCGATGATGGACTGGACGGACAGGCATTTTCGTTTTTT is a window encoding:
- a CDS encoding LIC10647 family lipoprotein, producing the protein MDSKRLNPDFFPKIITCCLFLIFSSCKSISGILDSVIINAGAEYTALDFFTHPANVQGIPVSKFSAPGSDTDTSVVSRDSTTTRAFYSIGSVPSRIPGTRDIKGFFSFLSGLAWSFNLTSPRTYRGNLINYPDDGRRYLAFDEYVSNQLFPLPPQLGRNMEYTYEDYQMYFTLYLGYYEGKNVNFGVGPIYGLAVYRMDIIEKEQRISSVKNQLQELKGLRLLFEYNIGQYFPDTILYNAYVFLEVTSFGDLDGKGLNIKNQVTTANGLPAPSLYMNMTTYRMGVRKELQLSKEPHKKEEGPAYPPLQNLPSAGLPPKEDTKSDSENPG